Genomic DNA from Filimonas effusa:
CTTGCTGCTGAACCGCCGTATTCCACCAGGGATCGAAAAGGAATACATAGTCGGCTGCTGTCAGGTTAAGACCGGCATTACCCGCTTTAAGGCTTATAAGGAATACATTTACCTTGTTGTCGGGCTGCTGAAAATTATTAGCCATCTCGGCGCGCTGGGCAGGTGGCGTTTGTCCGTCAAAATGATAGTAGGTAATACCCTCTTCACGAAATGCATCGGCAAGCAGGTTAAGCATAGAAGCAAACTGCGAGAATACCAGTACTTTATGATCTTTAAGATTGTTGGTAAGCTCCTCGATAAGCAAACTTGTCTTGATCGATTCGGTACAATTATGCTGCTGATCTTCAGGCAGTAACAACGGACTGTTACAAAGTTGCCTCAAGCGCAACATGCCCTGTAACAAAGCCATGGTGCTCTTACCCAATCCATCTTTTTCTATTTCCAGGAAAACGGAACTTTTTATACTTTCCCTTATTTCATCATACAAAGCTTTTTGTTCCGGCTTCATGGTACACCACAACACCATTTCTGTCTTGGGAGGCAGATCTGATGCCACCTGCTGTTTGGTTCTGCGTAACAGAAACGGAGAGGTTAGTTTATGTAAAGCCTTGATTTTTACTTCATCCTGCAGCCTGTCGATAGCATCGGCATATTCACGTTTAAAAAATTCACGGTTGCCAAACATGCCTGGAAGCAGGAAGCTCATCTGCGCATACAGGTCAAAAGTATTGTTCATTACAGGCGTACCGCTGAGGGCAAGACCAAATCCCGCCTGCAATTGGTTGACGGCGCGTGTAATTTGCGCCGAAGGGTTCTTGATATGATGGCTTTCATCAAGCGCCACCACATCAAAGGCTTGCTCCTGCAGAGCATCTATATCCGCACGAACAGTACCATAGCTGGTGATAAGCACCTGGATGTTTTTCTGGCGGATGTGCTGCAATTGCCTTCCCGGGCCATAATGCACCGCAGAACGCAGATGCGGAGCAAACTTCTTTAACTCCTGCTGCCAGTTGAATAACAGGGAAGAAGGGCAGATGATAAGATGCCTTGCATGAGGTTTATGCTGCGTTTGCCAGGCAAGGAAACAAATTGTCTGTAATGTTTTACCAAGCCCCATATCATCGGCTAAACAGGCCCCTGCACCCGCTGCTGCCAGTAATGCCAGCCATTCGTAACCTTTCTGCTGGTAAGGACGCAAAGTTGCATTAATGCCCTGCGGAAGCGGGTATACCGGGGCTGGCGACTGTTGCCACCTCTCCCACTGCTGCCACCAGCCGGCATCGATAACAGGCTTAAGTACCTGCCGGTCTTCGGGTACATGCTGCTCGCTGAAAGCAAGCCAGCGCGATACCGTTACCGTATTCTTTACCACTTTGCCATGCTTGAGCAGCATACTGTATTGCTGCAACCACTCGTCATCCAGCACACCCAGGGAAGTATCTTTCAGTAACACCATATGCTGACCAGCATACAGCAGCTTCTGCAACTCTGAAAGCGCAATTTCTTCTTTGCCAAAACGCACCGACAACTGTACGGTTACTGTATTGTTTTCCTTGTTGGTGATAGTACTGGTAGTTGCTACCTTAAAAGAAGAATAGCGGAAATGCTGGAGCATATCCATGCCCGCCACCTCAACATCCAGCTCAAGCAAACGATGATAAACCTTTAAAAACCATTGCTTTTTGCGAGCCTCATCAAATGAAATATAATAATACCCGTTACGCTGGCGGGCGAAGCTCTCGTGCATGCTTTCCAGGAGCTGGATAAAAGCAGTTTCCGCAGCTTTGTTGCGTAATACCTGCCTGGTTTGCCCGTTTATAGTAACGCTCATAGCTGCCGTCCACGGACCATCTGCCGTAAAATCATCATACAGCCATTGCGGGGTAAACACCAGGTACGAGGGATGTATTTCACTGAGTACCACTCTATTGCGTGGTATTATTTCCACTTTTTCACCCGTTTGCAGCAGGTTGCGTTTAACGGTATAATTGTCCTGGAGCCGGGTTAACACATTTTCTTCAAAGGCCGCCCTGCCGTTGACCGAGGCCTTTTGAGGCATTAGTTTCAGCCATTCCAGGGTCTGGTAATCGGTATAAGTGAGTAAGAAATATTCTCCGCCCGTTTCCACAAGAAACTGATGACGGTTAAAATGATCGAGCGGCAGACGGCTGCCGTTCATGAACACGAACGATCGTAATAGGAGTTCGTTTTCTTCATTTTCTGTAACCTCGAACTGTAACATCGGCCGTAACGGGCTAAAGCTGCAGGGAGCAGACTGTAGATTGCCGTTCTCTGTCTGTATTTTATGATACCACTTTACCTGTGCAGCCTGTGACTTCAGCGGTTCAAAAAGCTCACAGAGACGACGGGTGATGGCTTTCTGAAAAAAGACTTCATAAGGTTCCGTATTTCCTGCCGGCAGCTTATCAAACTTTATTCTAATAGCTGCTTTGCTGTCACGTACCCCTTCACGGGTGAAGCAAACCAGCGCTTCTTTAGCAGGTTTCGACAAGTGGGAATAATAATCCTTTATTTCCTGCAGGTCGGGCTTACAGGCTATATAGTCTGTTTTTCCTTTTTCCTTGATGATATGCAGCGACTCCACTACCTGGTGATCGGTTAGCATACGGTGAGGAGAGAGTAATAATACCGTCTTATGATCGTTCTGAGATACAGCCATGAGAATAAAAGCTGCGAAAATAAGGAATAGAAAAAAGCAGCCCGGTATCGGGCTGCTTCTTTTTTATTGCCTTAAGGCGGAATTTGAATTTTATTTCTTCTATGGCATCAATGACCTGCCTACCACCTCGCGGAAAGGCCAGGGTATTACCGCCATAAGCACCACCAGCGCGAGAGTGAACAGTATTGCCGCCTTTTTGTGTTTGGCAGCGTCAGGAATAGCTTTGCGCGCTACACCTTTGCCTATGGTGATAAGCACAATCGCAATAACGGTTCCAAGTGGGTGCTCTACAAGGTAAAAACGCCAGAAAGCGTCTTTCATCACACTTGTCCCCTCAGGAACATTCATCCAGCCAAAACGGCCGAAAATAACCTGGTAAAGACCTATCAGCAGGGTAGTATGCGCCGAGATCATCAGAAACAGCCCCAGCTTTTTATCAGCGGCGGTATATGGCTTATTCAAGGCAGAGAAATGACGCACAATATTTACCACGAGTAAAATCAGGATCACCCAACGGAGAAAACTATGCAAGTGTAGCAGTCCTATTTCCATAATTCATCATTTTAAGGCAAAGTAATTGGGGAAAAGGGAAAAAACCAAAATAGATGACAGATCGTGGAACAACCGCATGACCAGAATACAGGCAAAAAGAAACTGGGAGGGTGAAAATGGGGAGTTTTTGGCGGAATACGGCAGGGGCCATTACATTTGTGTTATGAAAAAAGCGGTAGGAGTTATTGCCCTCTTTGGTTTTATGACACTGAATACAGGATGCGGCAGCAATGGTAAAGAAGAACAGCAAACCGAAAATAACGACGCCTTGCCGGCAGCCGTGGAAAAAATGCAGGCGGCGGTAAAACAAAAACCCGACAGCACAGGCTTAAGGCTCCGGCTGGTGGATATGCTTGATAGCATAGGACATTATAAGGAAGCAGCCGCAGAAATGGACAGCCTGCTCGTTAAAGACAGCTCCAACTATGGCCTCTGGTTTACCAAGGCACAGGTCCTCGAACACAGCGGAGACACTACAGGCGCGATAAAAGGCTATTCAAACGCCATCAGGATCTATGCAGCACCCGATGCCCTGTTATCCCTGGCGAATTTATATGCCGAGAAAAAAGACAAAAGAACGCTTGATGCGCTGGCTACCGTACAACAAATGCGGCTGGGACGCGAAACCGACGCCAATTGCGCCTTTATAGCAGGTGTTTATTACGCAAGAACAGGAAATGCCGCCGCCGCACTGGAACAGTTCGATAACTGTATCGCCAACAACTACACTTACATGGAAGCTTATATCGAAAAAGGCATGCTCTATTTCGACCGTAAAGAATATAAACAGGCAATGGAAGTATTCCGGTTCGCCTCCACTGTAAATACGCTCTATGCCGATGCCTATTACTACCAGGCCAGGTGTTACGAAATGATGGGACAGAAAGACAGCGCCATTCTGCGCTTTAAACAGTCTCTGAGCCTCGACAAAGGATTGAAAGAAGCCCGGGCAGGACTGAAAAGACTGGGAGAATAGTAATAAATGGTGGTATCATATTTTTAGATCTCAATACAAACAGATAATTATTATACGATGGCCATAATAGCACCTTCTCTCCTGGCAGCCGATTTCCTGAGGCTGTGGGATGAG
This window encodes:
- a CDS encoding tetratricopeptide repeat protein encodes the protein MKKAVGVIALFGFMTLNTGCGSNGKEEQQTENNDALPAAVEKMQAAVKQKPDSTGLRLRLVDMLDSIGHYKEAAAEMDSLLVKDSSNYGLWFTKAQVLEHSGDTTGAIKGYSNAIRIYAAPDALLSLANLYAEKKDKRTLDALATVQQMRLGRETDANCAFIAGVYYARTGNAAAALEQFDNCIANNYTYMEAYIEKGMLYFDRKEYKQAMEVFRFASTVNTLYADAYYYQARCYEMMGQKDSAILRFKQSLSLDKGLKEARAGLKRLGE
- a CDS encoding DEAD/DEAH box helicase — its product is MAVSQNDHKTVLLLSPHRMLTDHQVVESLHIIKEKGKTDYIACKPDLQEIKDYYSHLSKPAKEALVCFTREGVRDSKAAIRIKFDKLPAGNTEPYEVFFQKAITRRLCELFEPLKSQAAQVKWYHKIQTENGNLQSAPCSFSPLRPMLQFEVTENEENELLLRSFVFMNGSRLPLDHFNRHQFLVETGGEYFLLTYTDYQTLEWLKLMPQKASVNGRAAFEENVLTRLQDNYTVKRNLLQTGEKVEIIPRNRVVLSEIHPSYLVFTPQWLYDDFTADGPWTAAMSVTINGQTRQVLRNKAAETAFIQLLESMHESFARQRNGYYYISFDEARKKQWFLKVYHRLLELDVEVAGMDMLQHFRYSSFKVATTSTITNKENNTVTVQLSVRFGKEEIALSELQKLLYAGQHMVLLKDTSLGVLDDEWLQQYSMLLKHGKVVKNTVTVSRWLAFSEQHVPEDRQVLKPVIDAGWWQQWERWQQSPAPVYPLPQGINATLRPYQQKGYEWLALLAAAGAGACLADDMGLGKTLQTICFLAWQTQHKPHARHLIICPSSLLFNWQQELKKFAPHLRSAVHYGPGRQLQHIRQKNIQVLITSYGTVRADIDALQEQAFDVVALDESHHIKNPSAQITRAVNQLQAGFGLALSGTPVMNNTFDLYAQMSFLLPGMFGNREFFKREYADAIDRLQDEVKIKALHKLTSPFLLRRTKQQVASDLPPKTEMVLWCTMKPEQKALYDEIRESIKSSVFLEIEKDGLGKSTMALLQGMLRLRQLCNSPLLLPEDQQHNCTESIKTSLLIEELTNNLKDHKVLVFSQFASMLNLLADAFREEGITYYHFDGQTPPAQRAEMANNFQQPDNKVNVFLISLKAGNAGLNLTAADYVFLFDPWWNTAVQQQAIDRAHRIGQTKNVFAYKMICKDTIEERIIQLQQKKQQLAGALVIEDEGFVKSLTEEDVSFLFS